A genomic stretch from Candidatus Amarolinea dominans includes:
- a CDS encoding methylcrotonoyl-CoA carboxylase, producing the protein MDVLESQINNNDPVFQHNQAHNQALAAELRARLADARQGGDAKAHQRHQEQGKLPVRDRLERLLDPGAPFLELSPLAAQGLYGNEAPGAGIVTGIGLVSGREVLIIANDATVKGGAYYPLTVKKHLRAQQVALENRLPCIYLVDSGGAFLPMQDEVFPDVDDFGRIFYNQALMSAARIPQIAAVMGSCTAGGAYVPAMSDETIIVKGTGTIFLGGPPLVKAATGEEVSAEDLGGADVHTRVSGVADHYALDDEHALDLCRGIVETLNRPKSIGLEVAPPEEPLYDPAELYGVIPASFKTAYDVREVIARLVDGSRLREFKALYGTTLVCGFARIYGYPVGIIANNGILFSESALKGAHFVELCTSRGIPLLFLQNITGFMVGRAYEAGGIAKDGAKLVHAVANAAVPKLTVIIGGSFGAGNYGMCGRAYGPRFLWMWPNSRISVMGGEQAASVLLTVKQDQLARLGKPLLSAEEQAAFKQPILDKYEKEGSPYYSTARLWDDGILDPPETRRALGLALSACLNAPVPQTTYGVFRM; encoded by the coding sequence CCAGGCGCACAACCAGGCGCTGGCCGCTGAACTGCGCGCGCGGCTGGCCGATGCCCGGCAGGGCGGCGACGCCAAGGCCCATCAGCGCCACCAGGAACAGGGCAAACTCCCCGTGCGCGACCGCCTGGAGCGTCTGCTCGACCCCGGCGCGCCTTTCCTGGAGCTTTCCCCACTGGCCGCACAGGGGCTGTATGGCAACGAAGCGCCGGGCGCCGGCATCGTCACCGGCATCGGCCTGGTCAGCGGCCGCGAAGTGCTCATCATCGCCAACGACGCCACCGTCAAGGGCGGCGCCTACTACCCCCTGACGGTCAAGAAGCACCTGCGCGCGCAGCAGGTCGCGTTGGAAAATCGCCTGCCCTGCATCTACCTGGTGGACTCCGGCGGCGCCTTCTTGCCCATGCAGGACGAAGTATTTCCTGATGTGGACGATTTTGGCCGCATCTTCTACAACCAGGCCCTGATGAGCGCGGCGCGCATCCCGCAGATCGCCGCGGTGATGGGCTCCTGCACGGCCGGCGGCGCGTACGTGCCCGCGATGAGTGATGAAACGATCATCGTCAAGGGCACCGGCACCATCTTCCTGGGCGGCCCGCCGCTGGTCAAAGCCGCGACCGGCGAAGAGGTCAGCGCGGAGGATCTGGGCGGCGCCGATGTGCATACCCGCGTCTCCGGCGTGGCCGATCATTACGCGCTGGATGACGAGCACGCGCTGGATCTCTGCCGCGGCATCGTGGAGACGCTCAACCGCCCCAAGTCCATCGGGCTGGAGGTGGCGCCGCCCGAAGAACCGCTCTACGATCCGGCCGAGCTGTACGGCGTCATTCCCGCCAGTTTCAAGACCGCGTACGACGTGCGCGAGGTCATCGCCCGCCTGGTGGACGGCAGCCGCCTGCGTGAGTTCAAGGCGCTCTACGGCACGACCCTGGTCTGCGGCTTTGCCCGCATCTACGGCTACCCGGTGGGCATCATCGCCAACAACGGCATCCTCTTCAGCGAATCGGCGCTCAAGGGCGCGCATTTCGTGGAGTTATGCACCAGCCGCGGCATTCCGCTGCTCTTCCTGCAGAACATCACCGGCTTCATGGTGGGCCGCGCGTACGAGGCCGGCGGCATTGCCAAAGACGGCGCCAAACTGGTGCATGCCGTCGCCAACGCGGCCGTGCCCAAGCTGACGGTCATCATCGGCGGCTCCTTTGGCGCGGGCAACTACGGCATGTGCGGCCGCGCCTACGGCCCGCGCTTCCTGTGGATGTGGCCCAACAGCCGCATCAGCGTCATGGGCGGCGAGCAGGCCGCCAGCGTCCTGCTGACCGTCAAGCAGGATCAACTGGCGCGGCTGGGCAAGCCGCTGCTCAGCGCGGAGGAGCAGGCCGCGTTCAAACAGCCGATCCTGGACAAATACGAAAAGGAGGGCAGCCCGTATTACTCCACCGCGCGGCTGTGGGACGACGGCATCCTCGATCCGC